The Camelus dromedarius isolate mCamDro1 chromosome 8, mCamDro1.pat, whole genome shotgun sequence genome includes a window with the following:
- the ERO1B gene encoding ERO1-like protein beta isoform X2 encodes MSRGARRGGAGQGAAAAVQLLVTLSFLPSVVEAQVTGVLDDCLCDVDSIDNFNTFKIFPKIKKLQERDYFRYYKVNLKRPCPFWAEDGHCSIKDCHVEPCPESKVPVGIKAGGANKYLKVANATRELEDCEQASKLGAVNSTLSNQSKEAFIDWARYDDSQDHFCELDDERSPAAQYVDLLLNPERYTGYKGPSAWRVWNSIYEENCFKPRSVYRPLNPLAPGRGKDDGESFYTWLEGLCLEKRVFYKLISGLHASINLHLCANYLLEETWGKPSWGPNMKEFKHRFDPVETKGEGPRRLKNLYFLYLIELRALTKVAPYFERSVVDLYTGNVEDDADTKALLLSIFQDTKSFPMHFDERSMFAGDKKGAKSLKEEFRLHFKNISRIMDCVGCDKCRLWGKLQTQGLGTALKILFSEKEIQKLPENSPSKGFQLTRQEIVALLNAFGRCHCR; translated from the exons GTCACCGGAGTCCTGGATGATTGCTTGTGTGATGTTGATAGCATCGATAACTTCAACACCTTCAAAAtcttccccaaaataaaaaagctGCAAGAACGAGACTATTTCCGTTATTACAAG gtTAACCTGAAGCGCCCATGTCCCTTCTGGGCAGAAGATGGCCATTGTTCAATAAAAGACTGTCACGTAGAGCCTTGTCCAGag AGTAAAGTTCCAGTTGGAATTAAAGCTGGGGGCGCTAACAAG TACTTGAAAGTGGCCAACGCCACCAGAGAACTGGAGGACTGTGAGCAAGCTAGCAAACTGGGAGCAGTTAACAGCACGTTAAG TAATCAAAGCAAAGAAGCTTTCATTGACTGGGCAAGATACGATGATTCACAGGATCACTTTTGTGAACTTGACG ATGAGAGATCTCCAGCTGCCCAGTACGTAGACCTGCTGCTGAACCCGGAGCGTTACACTGGCTACAAAGGGCCCTCGGCGTGGCGAGTGTGGAACAGCATCTACGAGGAAAACTGCTTCAA GCCTCGATCTGTTTATCGTCCTTTAAATCCCCTGGCACCCGGCCGAG gaaAAGATGATG gagagTCGTTCTACACGTGGCTAGAAG GCTTGTGTCTGGAGAAAAGAGTCTTCTATAAACTGATATCAGGACTTCATGCTAGCATCAATTTACATCTGTGCGCAAATTATCTTCTGGAAG aAACCTGGGGGAAACCTAGCTGGGGACCTAATATGAAAGAATTTAAACACCGCTTCGACCCCGTGGAAACCAAGGGAGAAGGCCCAAGAAGGCTAAAGAATctgtactttttatatttaattgagCTTCGAGCTTTAACAAAGGTGGCCCCCTACTTTGAGCGCTCAGTTGTCGACCTCTACACTGGAAATGTGGAAGATGATGCGGACACAAAAGCCCTTCTGCTGAGCATCTTCCAAGACACCAA GTCCTTCCCCATGCACTTTGATGAGAGGTCCATGTTCGCAGGTGACAAAAAGGGAGCCAAGTCGTTAAAG GAGGAATTCCGGTTACATTTCAAGAATATCTCCCGTATAATGGACTGTGTTGGATGCGACAAATGCAGATTATGGGGGAAATTACAG aCTCAGGGTTTAGGAACTGCCCTGAAGATACTGTTCTCTGAAAAAGAGATCCAAAAGCTGCCAGAGAACAGCCCGTCTAAAGGTTTCCAACTCACTCGACAGGAAATAGTCGCTCTTTTAAATGCTTTTGGGAG
- the ERO1B gene encoding ERO1-like protein beta isoform X1 produces MSRGARRGGAGQGAAAAVQLLVTLSFLPSVVEAQVTGVLDDCLCDVDSIDNFNTFKIFPKIKKLQERDYFRYYKVNLKRPCPFWAEDGHCSIKDCHVEPCPESKVPVGIKAGGANKYLKVANATRELEDCEQASKLGAVNSTLSNQSKEAFIDWARYDDSQDHFCELDDERSPAAQYVDLLLNPERYTGYKGPSAWRVWNSIYEENCFKPRSVYRPLNPLAPGRGKDDGESFYTWLEGLCLEKRVFYKLISGLHASINLHLCANYLLEETWGKPSWGPNMKEFKHRFDPVETKGEGPRRLKNLYFLYLIELRALTKVAPYFERSVVDLYTGNVEDDADTKALLLSIFQDTKSFPMHFDERSMFAGDKKGAKSLKEEFRLHFKNISRIMDCVGCDKCRLWGKLQTQGLGTALKILFSEKEIQKLPENSPSKGFQLTRQEIVALLNAFGRLSTSIRELQNFKVLLQHSRCHCR; encoded by the exons GTCACCGGAGTCCTGGATGATTGCTTGTGTGATGTTGATAGCATCGATAACTTCAACACCTTCAAAAtcttccccaaaataaaaaagctGCAAGAACGAGACTATTTCCGTTATTACAAG gtTAACCTGAAGCGCCCATGTCCCTTCTGGGCAGAAGATGGCCATTGTTCAATAAAAGACTGTCACGTAGAGCCTTGTCCAGag AGTAAAGTTCCAGTTGGAATTAAAGCTGGGGGCGCTAACAAG TACTTGAAAGTGGCCAACGCCACCAGAGAACTGGAGGACTGTGAGCAAGCTAGCAAACTGGGAGCAGTTAACAGCACGTTAAG TAATCAAAGCAAAGAAGCTTTCATTGACTGGGCAAGATACGATGATTCACAGGATCACTTTTGTGAACTTGACG ATGAGAGATCTCCAGCTGCCCAGTACGTAGACCTGCTGCTGAACCCGGAGCGTTACACTGGCTACAAAGGGCCCTCGGCGTGGCGAGTGTGGAACAGCATCTACGAGGAAAACTGCTTCAA GCCTCGATCTGTTTATCGTCCTTTAAATCCCCTGGCACCCGGCCGAG gaaAAGATGATG gagagTCGTTCTACACGTGGCTAGAAG GCTTGTGTCTGGAGAAAAGAGTCTTCTATAAACTGATATCAGGACTTCATGCTAGCATCAATTTACATCTGTGCGCAAATTATCTTCTGGAAG aAACCTGGGGGAAACCTAGCTGGGGACCTAATATGAAAGAATTTAAACACCGCTTCGACCCCGTGGAAACCAAGGGAGAAGGCCCAAGAAGGCTAAAGAATctgtactttttatatttaattgagCTTCGAGCTTTAACAAAGGTGGCCCCCTACTTTGAGCGCTCAGTTGTCGACCTCTACACTGGAAATGTGGAAGATGATGCGGACACAAAAGCCCTTCTGCTGAGCATCTTCCAAGACACCAA GTCCTTCCCCATGCACTTTGATGAGAGGTCCATGTTCGCAGGTGACAAAAAGGGAGCCAAGTCGTTAAAG GAGGAATTCCGGTTACATTTCAAGAATATCTCCCGTATAATGGACTGTGTTGGATGCGACAAATGCAGATTATGGGGGAAATTACAG aCTCAGGGTTTAGGAACTGCCCTGAAGATACTGTTCTCTGAAAAAGAGATCCAAAAGCTGCCAGAGAACAGCCCGTCTAAAGGTTTCCAACTCACTCGACAGGAAATAGTCGCTCTTTTAAATGCTTTTGGGAG gCTTTCTACAAGTATAAGAGAGTTACAGAATTTCAAAGTCTTATTACAACACAGTAG
- the ERO1B gene encoding ERO1-like protein beta isoform X3, with product MSRGARRGGAGQGAAAAVQLLVTLSFLPSVVEAQVTGVLDDCLCDVDSIDNFNTFKIFPKIKKLQERDYFRYYKVNLKRPCPFWAEDGHCSIKDCHVEPCPESKVPVGIKAGGANKYLKVANATRELEDCEQASKLGAVNSTLSNQSKEAFIDWARYDDSQDHFCELDDERSPAAQYVDLLLNPERYTGYKGPSAWRVWNSIYEENCFKPRSVYRPLNPLAPGRGKDDGESFYTWLEGLCLEKRVFYKLISGLHASINLHLCANYLLEETWGKPSWGPNMKEFKHRFDPVETKGEGPRRLKNLYFLYLIELRALTKVAPYFERSVVDLYTGNVEDDADTKALLLSIFQDTKSFPMHFDERSMFAGDKKGAKSLKEEFRLHFKNISRIMDCVGCDKCRLWGKLQTQGLGTALKILFSEKEIQKLPENSPSKGFQLTRQEIVALLNAFGRWLL from the exons GTCACCGGAGTCCTGGATGATTGCTTGTGTGATGTTGATAGCATCGATAACTTCAACACCTTCAAAAtcttccccaaaataaaaaagctGCAAGAACGAGACTATTTCCGTTATTACAAG gtTAACCTGAAGCGCCCATGTCCCTTCTGGGCAGAAGATGGCCATTGTTCAATAAAAGACTGTCACGTAGAGCCTTGTCCAGag AGTAAAGTTCCAGTTGGAATTAAAGCTGGGGGCGCTAACAAG TACTTGAAAGTGGCCAACGCCACCAGAGAACTGGAGGACTGTGAGCAAGCTAGCAAACTGGGAGCAGTTAACAGCACGTTAAG TAATCAAAGCAAAGAAGCTTTCATTGACTGGGCAAGATACGATGATTCACAGGATCACTTTTGTGAACTTGACG ATGAGAGATCTCCAGCTGCCCAGTACGTAGACCTGCTGCTGAACCCGGAGCGTTACACTGGCTACAAAGGGCCCTCGGCGTGGCGAGTGTGGAACAGCATCTACGAGGAAAACTGCTTCAA GCCTCGATCTGTTTATCGTCCTTTAAATCCCCTGGCACCCGGCCGAG gaaAAGATGATG gagagTCGTTCTACACGTGGCTAGAAG GCTTGTGTCTGGAGAAAAGAGTCTTCTATAAACTGATATCAGGACTTCATGCTAGCATCAATTTACATCTGTGCGCAAATTATCTTCTGGAAG aAACCTGGGGGAAACCTAGCTGGGGACCTAATATGAAAGAATTTAAACACCGCTTCGACCCCGTGGAAACCAAGGGAGAAGGCCCAAGAAGGCTAAAGAATctgtactttttatatttaattgagCTTCGAGCTTTAACAAAGGTGGCCCCCTACTTTGAGCGCTCAGTTGTCGACCTCTACACTGGAAATGTGGAAGATGATGCGGACACAAAAGCCCTTCTGCTGAGCATCTTCCAAGACACCAA GTCCTTCCCCATGCACTTTGATGAGAGGTCCATGTTCGCAGGTGACAAAAAGGGAGCCAAGTCGTTAAAG GAGGAATTCCGGTTACATTTCAAGAATATCTCCCGTATAATGGACTGTGTTGGATGCGACAAATGCAGATTATGGGGGAAATTACAG aCTCAGGGTTTAGGAACTGCCCTGAAGATACTGTTCTCTGAAAAAGAGATCCAAAAGCTGCCAGAGAACAGCCCGTCTAAAGGTTTCCAACTCACTCGACAGGAAATAGTCGCTCTTTTAAATGCTTTTGGGAG GTGGTTGCTGTGA